A genomic stretch from Mycobacterium malmoense includes:
- a CDS encoding class I SAM-dependent methyltransferase: protein MTQPTDFAFESAYRGRSTQFGDGVRPPWSIGAPQPELAALIERGKFHGDVLDVGCGEAAISLALAGRGYTVVGLDLSPTAIDLARREAGKRGLTNVTFEVADITDFSGYPPGSAGRFGTIVDSTLFHSIPAEAREGYQRSIRRAAAPGASYFALVFDKAAVPEGPINAVTDDELRDAVSKYWVVDEIRPARLHANLPEGSFELPFLDVRDEPNGLKSVGGWLLSAHLGS, encoded by the coding sequence ATGACTCAACCAACGGATTTCGCGTTCGAATCGGCCTACCGCGGGCGATCCACGCAATTCGGCGACGGCGTGCGGCCGCCCTGGAGCATCGGCGCCCCGCAACCCGAGCTGGCGGCCCTGATCGAGCGGGGCAAGTTCCACGGCGACGTCCTCGACGTGGGCTGTGGCGAGGCGGCGATCTCGCTGGCGCTGGCCGGGCGCGGCTACACCGTCGTCGGACTGGACCTCTCACCCACCGCCATCGACCTGGCCCGCCGCGAGGCCGGGAAACGGGGCCTGACCAACGTCACGTTCGAGGTGGCCGACATCACCGATTTCAGCGGCTACCCGCCGGGATCGGCCGGCCGGTTCGGCACGATCGTCGACAGCACCTTGTTCCACTCCATCCCGGCGGAGGCGCGCGAGGGCTACCAGCGGTCGATCAGGCGGGCCGCCGCGCCCGGCGCGTCCTACTTCGCCCTGGTTTTCGACAAGGCCGCGGTGCCCGAGGGCCCGATCAACGCGGTCACCGACGACGAGCTGCGCGACGCGGTGTCCAAGTATTGGGTCGTCGACGAGATCAGGCCGGCCCGCCTCCACGCCAACCTGCCCGAGGGTTCTTTCGAACTGCCGTTCCTCGACGTCCGCGACGAGCCCAACGGCCTCAAGTCGGTCGGCGGGTGGCTGCTGTCGGCGCACCTGGGGTCCTGA
- a CDS encoding DUF732 domain-containing protein: protein MKRTKLATSVAVAAAAIALAAPAQADDYDYPFKQTVNGFGVYGPQDQLAWLGKISCERIGRGVDGDAYKSANFVQRNLPLGTTQGQAFQFLGAAIDHYCPDHVGFLQQAGR from the coding sequence ATGAAGCGCACGAAGCTGGCTACTAGCGTCGCGGTGGCGGCGGCAGCAATCGCGCTGGCGGCGCCGGCGCAGGCCGATGACTACGACTACCCGTTCAAACAGACCGTCAACGGCTTCGGCGTTTACGGTCCGCAGGACCAGCTCGCGTGGCTGGGCAAGATCAGCTGTGAACGGATCGGCCGGGGCGTGGACGGCGACGCGTACAAGTCGGCCAATTTCGTCCAGCGCAACCTGCCCTTGGGCACCACCCAGGGCCAGGCGTTCCAGTTCCTGGGCGCCGCGATCGATCACTACTGCCCCGACCACGTCGGCTTCCTGCAACAGGCCGGCCGCTAG
- a CDS encoding demethylmenaquinone methyltransferase, giving the protein MSRAALDKDPRDVASMFDGVARRYDVTNTVLSLGRDRLWRRATRSALGIGPGQKVLDLAAGTAISTVELQKSGAWCVAADFSVGMLAAGAGRRVPKVAGDATRLPFGDDVFDAVTISFGLRNVADQRAALREMFRVTRPGGRLVVCEFSTPTNALFATVYKEYLMRALPRVARAVSSNPEAYVYLAESIRAWPDQATLAQRISAAGWSAVRWRNLTGGIVALHAGHK; this is encoded by the coding sequence GTGAGCCGCGCGGCCTTGGACAAGGACCCTCGGGACGTCGCGTCGATGTTCGACGGCGTCGCCCGCCGGTACGACGTGACCAACACCGTGCTGTCGCTGGGCCGGGACCGGCTCTGGCGGCGGGCCACCCGGTCGGCGCTGGGGATCGGGCCGGGCCAGAAGGTGCTCGACCTGGCCGCGGGCACCGCAATATCCACCGTGGAGCTGCAAAAATCCGGGGCATGGTGTGTGGCGGCCGATTTTTCGGTCGGGATGCTGGCGGCGGGCGCCGGGCGCAGGGTGCCGAAGGTCGCCGGCGACGCCACCCGGCTGCCGTTCGGCGACGACGTGTTCGACGCGGTCACCATCAGCTTCGGGCTGCGCAACGTGGCCGACCAGCGGGCGGCGCTGCGTGAGATGTTCCGCGTCACCCGGCCCGGCGGCCGGCTGGTGGTGTGCGAATTCTCCACGCCCACCAACGCGCTGTTCGCCACCGTCTACAAGGAGTACCTGATGCGGGCGCTGCCGCGGGTGGCACGCGCGGTGTCCAGCAACCCCGAGGCCTACGTGTATCTCGCCGAGTCGATCAGGGCCTGGCCCGACCAGGCCACGCTGGCGCAGCGGATTTCGGCGGCCGGGTGGTCGGCGGTGCGCTGGCGCAACCTGACCGGCGGCATTGTGGCCCTGCACGCGGGCCACAAGTAG
- a CDS encoding DUF3592 domain-containing protein, producing the protein MISPKALLHILIHGHSDQPSKTRTGIVLRWARIAVLIVTGLVTLQSVLLVAGAWRDDLAIQHHMGVAQAEVLSAGPRRSTIEFVTPERVTYRPELGVLYPSQLSTGMRIYVEYNKNDPNLVRVQHRNAALAIIPAGSIAVMGWLIAAAALIGLALLDKWLGRRADQQISHDVCP; encoded by the coding sequence GTGATATCACCAAAGGCGTTGCTGCACATCCTGATTCATGGCCACAGTGATCAACCGTCGAAGACCCGGACCGGGATTGTGTTGCGGTGGGCCCGGATCGCGGTGTTGATCGTCACCGGTTTGGTCACACTGCAGTCGGTGCTGCTGGTGGCCGGCGCCTGGCGCGACGACCTTGCGATTCAACACCATATGGGGGTGGCGCAGGCGGAGGTGCTCAGCGCCGGGCCGCGGCGCTCGACCATCGAATTCGTCACACCCGAGCGCGTCACCTACCGCCCCGAGCTCGGCGTGCTGTATCCGTCCCAATTGTCGACGGGCATGCGGATATACGTCGAATACAACAAAAACGATCCCAACCTGGTTCGGGTGCAGCACCGCAACGCCGCGCTGGCGATCATCCCGGCGGGGTCCATCGCGGTGATGGGCTGGCTGATTGCGGCGGCCGCCCTGATCGGTCTGGCGCTGCTGGACAAGTGGCTGGGCCGCCGCGCCGACCAGCAGATTTCGCACGACGTATGCCCGTAG
- a CDS encoding amidohydrolase, with protein sequence MAQADAVITGTILTVDDARPTAEALAVADGRIVAVGARSDVAGHIGPNTETIDVADGCVMPGFVEAHGHPLMEAIALSDRIVDIRPVTISDADRVVEAVAREAKTRGAAGAYLNGWDPLLQNGLPEPTLAWLDEIAPDGPLVIIHNSGHKAYFNSHAARFNGLTRDTPDPKGAKYGRDAHGELDGTAVETGAVFPLLGGAIAPGDYPAMLRAECARLNRAGLTTCSEMAFDPGFRPLVERLRGELTVRLRTYEISNPRMHTDATPGEGDDMLRQVGIKIWVDGSPWVGNIDLSFPYLDTAATRTIGVPPGSCGHANYTREQLSEIVGAYFPLGWPMACHVHGDAGVDTILDVYEQALQRNPRDDHRLRLEHVGAIRPDQLQRAADLGVTCSIFVDQIHYWGDVLVDGLFGPERGSRWMPAGSAVATGMRISLHNDPPVTPEEPLRNISVAATRTAPSGRVLAPEERLTVEQAIRAQTIDAAWQLFADDVIGSLEVGKYADLVVLSADPRTVPPEQIADLEVRATYLAGRQVYRA encoded by the coding sequence ATGGCGCAGGCAGATGCCGTCATCACCGGAACCATCCTGACCGTCGACGACGCGCGACCCACGGCCGAGGCGCTCGCCGTGGCCGACGGCCGGATCGTCGCCGTCGGCGCCCGTTCGGACGTCGCCGGCCACATCGGCCCGAACACCGAGACCATCGACGTCGCCGACGGCTGCGTCATGCCGGGTTTCGTTGAGGCGCATGGGCATCCGTTGATGGAGGCCATCGCGCTGTCGGACCGGATCGTCGACATCCGGCCGGTGACCATAAGCGACGCGGATCGCGTGGTCGAGGCCGTCGCCCGCGAGGCCAAAACCCGGGGAGCCGCCGGGGCCTACCTGAACGGCTGGGATCCGTTGCTGCAGAACGGGCTTCCGGAACCGACGCTGGCCTGGCTCGACGAGATCGCGCCCGACGGGCCGCTGGTGATCATCCACAACTCCGGGCACAAGGCCTACTTCAACTCCCACGCCGCCCGGTTCAATGGCCTGACCCGCGACACTCCAGATCCCAAGGGCGCCAAGTACGGCCGCGACGCACACGGCGAACTCGACGGCACCGCCGTGGAAACCGGCGCGGTCTTCCCGCTGCTGGGCGGCGCCATCGCACCCGGAGATTACCCGGCGATGCTGCGCGCCGAGTGCGCCCGGCTCAACCGTGCGGGCCTGACCACCTGCTCGGAGATGGCCTTCGACCCCGGGTTTCGGCCTTTGGTCGAGCGGCTGCGGGGCGAGCTGACGGTCCGGCTGCGCACCTACGAGATCTCCAACCCGCGGATGCACACCGACGCCACCCCCGGCGAGGGCGACGACATGCTGCGCCAGGTCGGCATCAAGATCTGGGTGGACGGCTCACCCTGGGTGGGCAACATCGACCTGTCCTTCCCGTACCTGGACACCGCCGCCACCCGCACCATCGGGGTGCCGCCCGGTTCCTGCGGGCACGCCAACTACACCCGCGAGCAGCTGAGCGAAATCGTCGGCGCCTACTTTCCGCTGGGCTGGCCGATGGCTTGCCACGTGCACGGCGACGCCGGCGTCGACACCATCCTTGACGTCTACGAACAAGCGCTGCAACGCAATCCGCGCGACGACCATCGGCTGCGGCTCGAACACGTCGGCGCCATCCGCCCCGACCAACTCCAACGGGCCGCCGACCTCGGCGTCACGTGCAGCATCTTCGTCGACCAGATCCACTACTGGGGCGATGTCCTCGTCGACGGCCTGTTCGGCCCGGAGCGCGGATCCCGTTGGATGCCAGCGGGTTCCGCGGTGGCCACCGGAATGCGGATCTCGCTGCACAACGATCCGCCCGTCACGCCCGAGGAGCCGCTGCGCAACATCAGCGTGGCCGCGACCCGCACCGCGCCCAGCGGGCGGGTGCTGGCGCCCGAGGAGCGGTTGACGGTCGAACAGGCGATCCGCGCGCAGACCATCGACGCCGCCTGGCAGCTGTTCGCCGACGACGTGATCGGGTCGCTGGAGGTCGGCAAGTACGCCGACCTGGTGGTGCTGTCGGCCGATCCCCGCACGGTGCCGCCGGAGCAAATCGCCGACCTCGAGGTGCGCGCGACGTATCTGGCGGGCCGCCAGGTCTACCGCGCGTGA
- the menJ gene encoding menaquinone reductase produces METRATRADLVVVGAGPAGSAAAAWAARAGHDVLVVDSASFPRDKPCGDGLTPRAVAELERLGLGDWLDTRIRHRGLRMSGFGGEVEVDWPGPSFPSTGSAVARLELDDRIRKCAENSGARMLLGVKAVAVHHDSARRVVSLTLADGTEVGCRRLIVADGARSSLGRKLGRRWHQETVYGVAARGYLATERSDDPWLTSHLELRSPDGAVLPGYGWIFPLGNGEVNIGVGALSTSRRPADLALRPLMSYYADLRRDEWGFTGQPRAVSSALLPMGGAVSGVAGPNWMLIGDAAACVNPLNGEGIDYGLETGRLAAELLDSRDLSRVWPSVLQHHYARGFSVARRLALLLTFQRFLPTTGPIAMRSTGLMTIAVRVMANLVTDDDVDWVARAWRGGGRLSRLLDRRPPFG; encoded by the coding sequence ATGGAGACGAGAGCGACCAGAGCCGACCTGGTGGTCGTGGGCGCCGGACCCGCCGGTTCGGCGGCGGCCGCCTGGGCCGCCCGCGCGGGCCACGACGTCCTCGTCGTCGACTCCGCCAGTTTCCCCCGCGACAAGCCCTGCGGCGACGGGCTGACCCCCCGCGCGGTCGCCGAGCTGGAACGGCTCGGGCTGGGCGACTGGCTCGACACCCGCATCCGGCACCGGGGCTTAAGGATGAGCGGGTTCGGCGGCGAGGTGGAAGTCGACTGGCCCGGCCCGTCGTTCCCGTCGACCGGCAGCGCGGTGGCCCGCCTCGAGTTGGACGACCGGATCCGCAAATGCGCCGAGAATTCCGGGGCGCGGATGCTGCTTGGTGTCAAAGCCGTTGCGGTGCACCATGACTCGGCGAGACGGGTGGTGTCGCTGACGCTCGCCGACGGCACCGAGGTGGGCTGTCGCCGGTTGATCGTGGCCGACGGGGCGCGGTCCTCGCTGGGCCGCAAGCTGGGCCGGCGCTGGCACCAGGAGACCGTGTACGGCGTCGCCGCCCGCGGCTATCTGGCCACCGAGCGCAGCGACGACCCCTGGCTGACGTCACACCTGGAACTGCGCTCCCCCGACGGCGCCGTGCTGCCCGGCTACGGCTGGATCTTCCCGCTCGGCAACGGCGAGGTGAACATCGGCGTCGGGGCGTTGTCGACGTCGAGGCGGCCAGCGGACCTGGCGCTGCGCCCGCTGATGTCCTACTACGCCGACCTGCGCCGCGACGAGTGGGGGTTTACCGGCCAGCCGCGTGCGGTGTCGTCGGCGCTGCTTCCCATGGGCGGCGCGGTGTCCGGGGTGGCCGGGCCGAACTGGATGCTGATCGGCGACGCCGCGGCGTGCGTCAACCCGCTCAACGGGGAGGGCATCGACTATGGCCTGGAGACGGGGCGGCTGGCCGCCGAACTGCTGGACTCACGCGACCTGTCGCGGGTGTGGCCGTCGGTGCTGCAGCATCACTACGCCCGCGGATTTTCGGTCGCGCGCCGGCTGGCGCTGTTGCTGACGTTCCAGCGGTTCCTGCCCACGACCGGGCCGATCGCGATGCGCTCGACGGGGCTGATGACGATCGCCGTGCGGGTGATGGCCAACCTGGTCACCGACGACGATGTCGACTGGGTGGCGCGTGCGTGGCGCGGCGGCGGCCGATTGTCGCGGCTGCTCGATCGCCGACCGCCGTTCGGCTGA
- a CDS encoding glycosyltransferase family 4 protein: protein MRVAIVAESFLPNVNGVSNSVLRVLEHLRRTGHEALVIAPDNPPGEPRADRIHDGIRVHRVPSRMFPKVTTLPLGLPMPRMVSVLRGFDPHVVHLASPALLGYGGLKAARWLGAPTVAVYQTDVPGFAASYGIPMTSRAAWAWFRHLHSLADRTLAPSSVTMESLVAHGFPRVHRWARGVDVLRFAPSLRDEALRRRWSPDGKPIVGFVGRLAPEKHVERLTTLASDDSVQLVIVGDGVDRNKLRSSMPTAVFTGALYGDELAAAYASMDVFVHPGEHETFCQVVQEALASGLPVIAPDAGGPRDLVAPCRTGLLLPVKEFQARLPAAVAHLIQERPRYAPAARRSVLGRSWPVICDELLGHYLAVQSPYARTAARMSLRRYAQGE, encoded by the coding sequence GTGCGCGTTGCGATCGTCGCCGAGTCTTTCCTCCCCAATGTCAACGGTGTCAGCAACTCGGTGCTGCGGGTCCTCGAGCACCTGCGCCGAACCGGTCACGAAGCCCTCGTCATCGCCCCCGACAACCCGCCGGGCGAACCCCGCGCGGATCGCATCCACGACGGCATCCGGGTGCATCGGGTGCCGTCGCGGATGTTCCCGAAGGTGACCACGCTGCCGCTCGGCTTGCCCATGCCCCGAATGGTAAGCGTGCTGCGCGGATTCGATCCGCACGTTGTGCATCTGGCGTCGCCGGCGCTGCTCGGCTACGGCGGGCTCAAAGCGGCTCGCTGGCTGGGGGCGCCGACGGTCGCGGTGTATCAGACCGACGTTCCCGGATTTGCGGCGAGCTACGGCATCCCGATGACGTCACGGGCGGCGTGGGCGTGGTTCCGCCACCTGCACAGCCTGGCCGACCGCACCCTGGCCCCGTCCAGTGTGACGATGGAGTCGCTTGTCGCCCATGGATTTCCGCGGGTGCACCGGTGGGCACGGGGGGTCGACGTGCTGCGGTTCGCGCCGTCGTTGCGCGACGAAGCCCTCAGGCGGCGGTGGTCACCGGACGGCAAGCCGATCGTCGGATTCGTGGGCCGGCTGGCGCCGGAAAAACACGTCGAGCGGCTGACCACGCTGGCCTCCGACGACTCCGTGCAGCTCGTCATCGTCGGCGACGGTGTCGACCGAAACAAGCTTCGATCATCAATGCCCACAGCGGTTTTCACCGGCGCGCTGTACGGCGACGAGCTCGCCGCGGCGTACGCCAGCATGGACGTCTTCGTGCATCCCGGCGAGCACGAGACGTTCTGCCAAGTCGTGCAGGAAGCGCTGGCGTCGGGGCTGCCGGTGATCGCCCCCGACGCCGGCGGCCCACGTGACCTGGTCGCGCCGTGCCGCACCGGACTCCTGTTGCCCGTCAAGGAGTTCCAGGCGCGGCTGCCCGCCGCCGTTGCGCACCTGATCCAGGAACGGCCTCGCTACGCGCCGGCCGCCCGGCGCAGCGTCCTCGGCCGCAGCTGGCCGGTCATCTGTGACGAGCTGCTCGGCCACTATCTCGCCGTGCAATCCCCCTACGCGAGAACCGCAGCGCGCATGTCGCTGCGGCGCTACGCGCAGGGGGAGTGA
- a CDS encoding SDR family oxidoreductase, with protein MTEKVWFITGTSRGFGRAWATAALERGDKVAATARNTASLDDLVEKYGDALLPIRLDVTDREQDFAAVRRAHDHFGRLDIVVNNAGYGQFGFVEELSEREARDQIETNVFGALWITQAALPYLREQRGGHIIQVSSIGGITAFPNVGIYHASKWALEGFSQSLAQEVAPFGVHVTLIEPGGFDTDWAGSSAKHATRLPDYDEVHAATDAERSRRWASPGDPSASAAALLKVVDAQEPPLRVFFGASPLQTAKADYESRLRTWEQWQPVSELAQG; from the coding sequence GTGACTGAAAAAGTTTGGTTTATCACCGGTACATCGCGAGGCTTCGGACGAGCGTGGGCGACCGCCGCGCTGGAGCGGGGCGACAAGGTGGCCGCCACGGCCCGCAACACCGCATCACTGGACGATCTGGTCGAGAAATACGGCGACGCGCTGCTGCCGATCCGGCTGGACGTCACCGATCGCGAGCAGGACTTCGCCGCGGTCAGGCGGGCGCACGACCATTTCGGGCGCCTCGATATCGTGGTGAACAACGCCGGCTACGGACAGTTCGGGTTCGTCGAGGAACTCTCCGAGCGAGAGGCGCGCGATCAAATCGAGACCAATGTGTTTGGCGCGCTGTGGATCACCCAGGCCGCATTGCCGTACCTGCGCGAGCAGCGCGGCGGTCACATCATCCAGGTGTCCTCGATCGGCGGCATCACGGCGTTTCCCAACGTCGGCATCTACCACGCCTCGAAGTGGGCGCTGGAGGGCTTCTCCCAGTCGCTGGCCCAGGAGGTCGCCCCGTTCGGTGTGCACGTGACGTTGATCGAACCCGGCGGCTTCGACACCGACTGGGCCGGCTCGTCGGCAAAACACGCCACACGCCTGCCCGACTATGACGAGGTGCATGCCGCGACCGACGCGGAGCGCAGCCGGCGGTGGGCCAGCCCGGGTGATCCGTCGGCGTCGGCGGCCGCGCTGCTGAAGGTGGTCGACGCCCAGGAGCCGCCGCTGCGGGTGTTCTTCGGCGCTTCCCCGCTACAGACGGCCAAGGCCGACTACGAAAGCCGGTTACGCACCTGGGAGCAGTGGCAGCCGGTCTCGGAGCTGGCCCAGGGGTAA
- the menD gene encoding 2-succinyl-5-enolpyruvyl-6-hydroxy-3-cyclohexene-1-carboxylic-acid synthase: protein MNPSTTQARVVVDELIRGGVRDVVLCPGSRNAPLAFALQNADRSGRIRLHVRIDERTAGYLAIGLAIAAGAPVCVAMTSGTAVANLGPAVVEANYARVPLIVLSANRPYELLGTGANQTMEQLGYFGTQVRATISLGLAEDAPERLDSLNATWRSATCRVLVAATGSRTANAGPVHFDIPLREPLVPDPEPHGAVIPPGRPDGRPWTYTPPVTFDQPLDIDLSPDTVVIAGHGAGVHPNLAHVPTVAEPTAPPAANPLHPLALLLLRPKQVIMLGRPTLHRPVSALLADPQVPVYALTTGPRWPDVSGNSQATGTRAVTTGAPHPAWLRRCAEMNRHADEAVRGQLKAHPLTTGLHVAAAVADALRPGDQLVLGASNPVRDAALVGLKTESIKVRSNRGVAGIDGTVSTAIGAALAYEGAHERTGSPDSPARTVALIGDLTFVHDSSGMLIGPTEPTPRRLTIVVSNDNGGGIFELLEQGDPRFSDVSSRIFGTPHDVDVGALCRAYHVESRQIEVDELDAALDEPGPGMRVLEVKADRSSLRQLHAAIKAAL from the coding sequence GTGAATCCCTCGACGACACAGGCCCGCGTCGTCGTTGACGAGCTGATCCGCGGCGGCGTCCGCGACGTGGTGCTGTGCCCCGGGTCGCGGAACGCCCCGCTGGCGTTCGCCCTGCAAAACGCCGACCGGTCCGGCCGGATCCGGTTGCACGTCCGCATCGACGAGCGCACCGCCGGCTACCTGGCCATCGGGTTGGCGATCGCCGCCGGCGCGCCGGTGTGTGTCGCGATGACGTCCGGCACCGCCGTGGCCAACCTCGGCCCGGCGGTGGTGGAGGCCAACTACGCGCGGGTGCCGCTGATCGTGCTGTCGGCCAACCGGCCCTACGAACTGCTGGGCACCGGCGCCAACCAGACCATGGAGCAGCTGGGCTACTTCGGCACCCAGGTCCGCGCCACCATCAGCCTGGGCCTGGCCGAGGACGCGCCCGAGCGGCTGGATTCGCTCAACGCCACCTGGCGATCGGCCACCTGCCGGGTCTTGGTGGCCGCCACGGGATCTCGCACCGCCAACGCTGGCCCTGTGCACTTCGACATCCCGCTGCGCGAACCCCTGGTGCCCGATCCCGAACCCCACGGTGCCGTGATCCCGCCGGGCCGGCCCGACGGAAGGCCGTGGACCTACACGCCGCCGGTCACCTTCGACCAACCGCTGGACATCGACCTGTCGCCCGACACGGTCGTCATCGCCGGGCACGGCGCGGGTGTGCACCCCAACCTGGCGCACGTGCCCACCGTCGCCGAGCCCACCGCGCCCCCGGCGGCCAACCCGCTGCACCCGCTGGCGCTGCTGCTGCTGCGCCCGAAACAGGTGATCATGCTCGGCCGCCCGACCCTGCACCGGCCGGTGTCGGCGTTGCTGGCCGACCCGCAGGTGCCGGTGTACGCGCTGACCACCGGGCCGCGCTGGCCCGACGTCTCGGGCAACTCACAGGCCACCGGCACCCGCGCGGTCACCACCGGGGCGCCGCACCCGGCGTGGCTGCGACGCTGCGCGGAGATGAACCGGCACGCCGACGAGGCGGTGCGCGGTCAACTGAAGGCGCACCCGCTCACCACGGGTCTGCACGTCGCCGCGGCAGTGGCCGACGCGCTGCGGCCGGGAGACCAGCTGGTGCTCGGGGCGTCCAACCCGGTCCGCGACGCGGCGCTGGTCGGACTGAAGACCGAGAGCATCAAGGTCCGGTCCAATCGCGGCGTCGCCGGCATCGACGGCACCGTGTCCACCGCGATCGGCGCCGCTTTGGCATATGAGGGGGCCCACGAACGCACCGGCAGCCCCGACAGTCCCGCCCGAACCGTCGCGCTGATCGGCGACCTGACGTTCGTCCACGACAGCTCCGGGATGCTGATCGGCCCCACCGAACCCACACCGCGCCGGCTGACCATCGTGGTGTCCAACGACAACGGCGGCGGCATCTTCGAACTGCTCGAGCAGGGCGACCCGCGATTCTCCGACGTGTCGTCGAGGATCTTCGGGACCCCGCACGACGTCGACGTAGGCGCGCTGTGCCGCGCCTACCACGTCGAGAGCCGGCAGATCGAGGTCGACGAGCTGGACGCGGCGCTCGACGAACCGGGACCGGGCATGCGGGTGCTGGAGGTCAAGGCGGACCGGTCCTCGCTGCGTCAGCTGCACGCCGCCATCAAGGCAGCGCTGTGA
- a CDS encoding o-succinylbenzoate synthase, translating into MRVRFRGITTREVALIEGPVGWGEFGAFVEYGPREAAHWLASGIESAYREPPPTLRDRVPINATVPATPAARVPEILARFPGARTAKVKVAEPGQTLADDVDRVNAVRELVPTVRVDANGGWSVEEAARAAAALTADGPLEYLEQPCAAIAELAELRRRVDVPIAADESIRKADDPLAVVRAHAADIAVLKVAPLGGISALLDIAAQIDIPIVVSSALDSAVGIAAGLTAAAALPQLRHACGLGTGGLFLEDVADVAAPVDGSLAVGPVTPDPERLQALAAPPERRQWWIDRVKACHPLLVPSSG; encoded by the coding sequence ATGCGGGTGCGGTTCCGCGGCATCACCACCCGCGAGGTCGCGCTCATCGAGGGCCCCGTGGGCTGGGGCGAGTTCGGGGCGTTCGTCGAATACGGCCCGCGGGAGGCCGCGCACTGGCTCGCCTCGGGCATCGAGTCCGCCTACCGCGAGCCGCCGCCGACGCTGCGCGACCGCGTCCCGATCAACGCCACCGTGCCCGCCACACCGGCCGCCCGGGTCCCCGAAATTTTGGCCCGGTTCCCCGGGGCCCGCACGGCCAAGGTGAAGGTCGCCGAACCCGGGCAGACGCTGGCCGACGACGTGGATCGGGTCAACGCCGTGCGCGAACTCGTCCCGACCGTGCGGGTGGACGCCAACGGCGGCTGGAGCGTCGAGGAGGCGGCGCGGGCCGCGGCCGCGTTGACCGCCGACGGCCCGCTGGAATACCTCGAACAACCCTGCGCGGCCATAGCCGAACTCGCCGAGCTGCGCCGCCGGGTCGACGTGCCCATCGCGGCCGACGAAAGCATCCGCAAGGCCGACGACCCGCTCGCCGTGGTCCGCGCCCACGCCGCGGACATCGCGGTGCTGAAAGTGGCTCCGCTGGGCGGTATTTCGGCCCTGCTCGACATCGCCGCCCAAATCGACATCCCGATAGTCGTCTCCAGCGCCCTCGACTCGGCCGTGGGGATCGCCGCCGGGCTGACCGCCGCCGCGGCCCTGCCGCAGCTTCGTCACGCCTGCGGGCTGGGCACCGGCGGGCTGTTCCTAGAGGACGTCGCCGACGTTGCCGCGCCCGTCGACGGCAGCCTGGCGGTCGGGCCGGTGACGCCCGACCCGGAGCGGCTGCAGGCGCTGGCCGCGCCCCCGGAGCGGCGGCAGTGGTGGATCGACCGGGTCAAGGCCTGCCATCCGCTGCTTGTACCGTCGTCCGGGTGA
- a CDS encoding alpha/beta fold hydrolase gives MINLAYDDRGSGEPVVFIAGRGGAGRTWHPHQVPAFLAAGYRVITFDNRGIAATENAEGFTTQTMVADTAALIESLGAAPARIVGVSMGSFIAQELMVSRPELVTAAVLMATRGRLDRARQFFHDAEAELYDSGVRLPPSYDARSRLLESFSRKTINDDAAVGDWIAMFSTWPIKQTPGLRCQLDVSPQTNRLPAYRSIAAPVLVIGFGDDIVTPPHLGREVADALPNGRYLQIPDAGHLGFFERPQAVNAAALQFFAGVRA, from the coding sequence GTGATCAACCTGGCTTACGACGATCGCGGGTCCGGCGAGCCCGTCGTTTTCATCGCCGGCCGCGGCGGCGCGGGCCGCACCTGGCATCCGCACCAGGTTCCGGCGTTCCTGGCGGCCGGATATCGGGTCATCACCTTCGACAACCGCGGCATCGCCGCGACCGAAAACGCCGAAGGGTTCACGACGCAAACCATGGTCGCCGACACCGCCGCGCTGATCGAGTCGCTGGGCGCCGCCCCCGCGCGGATCGTCGGGGTATCCATGGGCTCGTTCATCGCGCAGGAACTCATGGTGTCGCGCCCGGAGCTGGTCACCGCGGCGGTGCTGATGGCCACCCGCGGCCGCCTGGACCGCGCCCGCCAGTTCTTTCACGATGCCGAGGCCGAGCTCTACGACTCCGGGGTCCGGCTGCCTCCCTCCTACGACGCGAGATCTCGCTTGCTGGAAAGCTTTTCGCGAAAAACCATCAACGATGACGCGGCCGTCGGCGACTGGATCGCGATGTTTTCCACCTGGCCGATCAAGCAGACCCCGGGGCTGCGCTGCCAACTGGATGTGTCGCCGCAGACCAACCGGTTACCGGCCTACCGCAGCATCGCCGCGCCGGTGCTGGTGATCGGTTTCGGCGACGACATCGTCACGCCGCCCCACCTGGGGCGGGAGGTCGCCGACGCCCTGCCCAACGGCCGTTACCTGCAGATACCCGATGCCGGTCATCTCGGGTTCTTCGAGCGCCCGCAGGCCGTCAACGCCGCGGCGCTGCAGTTCTTCGCCGGCGTTCGGGCCTGA